A window of Tursiops truncatus isolate mTurTru1 chromosome 8, mTurTru1.mat.Y, whole genome shotgun sequence contains these coding sequences:
- the MARK2 gene encoding serine/threonine-protein kinase MARK2 isoform X5 translates to MSSARTPLPTLNERDTEQQTGVTGSGAQSGTQPASLLCMTAAIWRKINGRPTLGHLDSKPSSKSNMLRGRNSATSADEQPHIGNYRLLKTIGKGNFAKVKLARHILTGKEVAVKIIDKTQLNSSSLQKLFREVRIMKVLNHPNIVKLFEVIETEKTLYLVMEYASGGEVFDYLVAHGRMKEKEARAKFRQIVSAVQYCHQKFIVHRDLKAENLLLDADMNIKIADFGFSNEFTFGNKLDTFCGSPPYAAPELFQGKKYDGPEVDVWSLGVILYTLVSGSLPFDGQNLKELRERVLRGKYRIPFYMSTDCENLLKKFLILNPSKRGTLEQIMKDRWMNVGHEDDELKPYVEPLPDYKDPRRTELMVSMGYTREEIQDSLVGQRYNEVMATYLLLGYKSSELEGDTITLKPRPSADLTNSSAPSPSHKVQRSVSANPKQRRFSDQAGPAIPTSNSYSKKTQSNNAENKRPEEDREPGRKASSTAKVPASPLPGLERKKTTPTPSTNSVLSTSTNRSRNSPLLERASLGQASIQNGKDSTAPQRVPVASPSAHNISSSGGAPDRTNFPRGVSSRSTFHAGQLRQVRDQQNLPYGVTPASPSGNSQGRRGASGSIFSKFTSKFVRRNLNEPESKDRVETLRPHVVGSGGSDKEKEEFREAKPRSLRFTWSMKTTSSMEPNEMMREIRKVLDANSCQSELHEKYMLLCMHGTPGHENFVQWEMEVCKLPRLSLNGVRFKRISGTSMAFKNIASKIANELKL, encoded by the exons CCCACCTTGGGACACCTCGACTCCAAGCCCAGCAGTAAGTCCAACATGCTGCGGGGCCGCAACTCAGCCACTTCTGCTGACGAGCAGCCCCATATTGGCAACTATCGACTCCTCAAGACCATCGGCAAGGGTAACTTCGCCAAGGTGAAGCTGGCTCGGCACATCCTTACTGGGAAAGAG GTAGCTGTGAAGATCATTGACAAGACTCAACTGAATTCCTCCAGCCTTCAGAAA ctgtTCCGTGAAGTAAGAATAATGAAGGTTTTGAATCATCCCAACATAG TTAAGTTATTTGAAGTGATCGAGACTGAGAAAACTCTCTACCTTGTCATGGAGTACGCTAGTGGAG GAGAGGTGTTTGATTACCTAGTGGCTCATGgcaggatgaaagaaaaagaggctCGAGCCAAATTCCGCCAG atAGTGTCTGCTGTGCAGTACTGTCACCAGAAGTTTATTGTTCATAGAGACTTAAAG GCAGAAAACCTGCTCTTGGATGCTGATATGAACATCAAGATTGCAGACTTTGGCTTCAGCAACGAATTCACCTTTGGGAACAAGCTGGATACCTTCTGCGGCAGTCCCCCTTATGCTGCCCCAGAGCTCTTCCAGGGCAAAAAATACGACGGACCCGAGGTGGATGTGTGGAGCCTGGGAGTTATTCTATATACACTGGTCAGCGGATCCCTGCCTTTTGATGGACAGAACCTCAAG GAGCTGCGGGAGCGGGTACTGAGGGGGAAATACCGTATTCCGTTCTACATGTCCACAGACTGTGAAAACCTGCTTAAGAAATTTCTCATTCTCAATCCCAGCAAGAGAGGCACTTTAGAG CAAATCATGAAAGATCGATGGATGAATGTGGGTCACGAAGATGATGAATTGAAGCCTTATGTGGAGCCACTCCCTGACTACAAGGACCCCCGGCGGACAG AGTTGATGGTGTCCATGGGTTACACACGGGAAGAGATCCAGGACTCGCTGGTGGGCCAGAGGTACAACGAGGTGATGGCCACCTATCTGCTCCTGGGCTACAAGAGCTCCGAG CTGGAGGGCGACACCATCACCTTGAAACCCCGGCCTTCAGCTGATCTGACCAATAGCAgtgccccttccccctcccacaaGGTACAGCGCAGCGTCTCAGCCAACCCCAAGCAGCGGCGCTTTAGCGACCAGG CTGGTCCTGCCATTCCCACTTCTAATTCCTACTCTAAGAAGACTCAGAGTAACAACGCAGAAAACAAGCGGCCTGAGGAGGACCGGGAGCCAGGGCGGAAGGCCAGCAGCACAGCCAAAGTGCCCGCCAGCCCCCTGCCTGGGCTGGAGAGGAAGaagaccacccccaccccctccacg AACAGCGTCCTCTCCACCAGCACAAATCGAAGCAGGAATTCCCCACTTTTGGAGAGGGCCAGCCTTGGCCAGGCCTCCATCCAGAACGGCAAAGACAG CACAGCCCCCCAGCGTGTCCCTGTCGCCTCCCCCTCCGCCCACAACATCAGCAGCAGCGGTGGAGCCCCAGACCGAACTAATTTTCCCCGGGGTGTTTCCAGTCGAAGCACCTTCCACGCTGGGCAGCTCCGGCAGGTGCGGGACCAGCAGAATTTGCCCTACGGTGtgaccccagcctctccctctggCAACAGCCAGGGCCGGCGGGGGGCCTCGGGGAGCATCTTCAGCAAATTCACTTCCAAGTTTGTACGCAG gaacctgaaTGAACCTGAAAGCAAAGACCGAGTGGAGACGCTCAG ACCTCACGTGGTGGGCAGCGGCGGCAGTGACAAGGAAAAGGAGGAGTTTCGGGAGGCCAAGCCCCGCTCGCTGCGCTTCACGTGGAGCATGAAGACCACGAGCTCCATGGAGCCCAACGAGATGATGCGTGAGATCCGCAAGGTGCTGGACGCGAACAGCTGCCAGAGCGAGCTGCACGAGAAGTACATGCTGCTGTGCATGCATGGCACGCCGGGCCACGAGAACTTCGTGCAGTGGGAGATGGAGGTGTGCAAACTGCCGCGGCTGTCTCTCAACGGTGTTCGGTTTAAGCGGATATCGGGCACCTCCATGGCCTTCAAAAACATTGCCTCCAAAATAGCCAACGAGCTGAAGCTTTAA
- the MARK2 gene encoding serine/threonine-protein kinase MARK2 isoform X2, whose protein sequence is MSSARTPLPTLNERDTEQQTGVTGSGAQSGTQPASLLCMTAAIWRKINGRPTLGHLDSKPSSKSNMLRGRNSATSADEQPHIGNYRLLKTIGKGNFAKVKLARHILTGKEVAVKIIDKTQLNSSSLQKLFREVRIMKVLNHPNIVKLFEVIETEKTLYLVMEYASGGEVFDYLVAHGRMKEKEARAKFRQIVSAVQYCHQKFIVHRDLKAENLLLDADMNIKIADFGFSNEFTFGNKLDTFCGSPPYAAPELFQGKKYDGPEVDVWSLGVILYTLVSGSLPFDGQNLKELRERVLRGKYRIPFYMSTDCENLLKKFLILNPSKRGTLEQIMKDRWMNVGHEDDELKPYVEPLPDYKDPRRTELMVSMGYTREEIQDSLVGQRYNEVMATYLLLGYKSSELEGDTITLKPRPSADLTNSSAPSPSHKVQRSVSANPKQRRFSDQAGPAIPTSNSYSKKTQSNNAENKRPEEDREPGRKASSTAKVPASPLPGLERKKTTPTPSTNSVLSTSTNRSRNSPLLERASLGQASIQNGKDSLTMPGSRASTASASAAVSAARPRQHQKSMSASVHPNKATGLPPTDSNCEVPRPSTAPQRVPVASPSAHNISSSGGAPDRTNFPRGVSSRSTFHAGQLRQVRDQQNLPYGVTPASPSGNSQGRRGASGSIFSKFTSKFVRRNLNEPESKDRVETLRPHVVGSGGSDKEKEEFREAKPRSLRFTWSMKTTSSMEPNEMMREIRKVLDANSCQSELHEKYMLLCMHGTPGHENFVQWEMEVCKLPRLSLNGVRFKRISGTSMAFKNIASKIANELKL, encoded by the exons CCCACCTTGGGACACCTCGACTCCAAGCCCAGCAGTAAGTCCAACATGCTGCGGGGCCGCAACTCAGCCACTTCTGCTGACGAGCAGCCCCATATTGGCAACTATCGACTCCTCAAGACCATCGGCAAGGGTAACTTCGCCAAGGTGAAGCTGGCTCGGCACATCCTTACTGGGAAAGAG GTAGCTGTGAAGATCATTGACAAGACTCAACTGAATTCCTCCAGCCTTCAGAAA ctgtTCCGTGAAGTAAGAATAATGAAGGTTTTGAATCATCCCAACATAG TTAAGTTATTTGAAGTGATCGAGACTGAGAAAACTCTCTACCTTGTCATGGAGTACGCTAGTGGAG GAGAGGTGTTTGATTACCTAGTGGCTCATGgcaggatgaaagaaaaagaggctCGAGCCAAATTCCGCCAG atAGTGTCTGCTGTGCAGTACTGTCACCAGAAGTTTATTGTTCATAGAGACTTAAAG GCAGAAAACCTGCTCTTGGATGCTGATATGAACATCAAGATTGCAGACTTTGGCTTCAGCAACGAATTCACCTTTGGGAACAAGCTGGATACCTTCTGCGGCAGTCCCCCTTATGCTGCCCCAGAGCTCTTCCAGGGCAAAAAATACGACGGACCCGAGGTGGATGTGTGGAGCCTGGGAGTTATTCTATATACACTGGTCAGCGGATCCCTGCCTTTTGATGGACAGAACCTCAAG GAGCTGCGGGAGCGGGTACTGAGGGGGAAATACCGTATTCCGTTCTACATGTCCACAGACTGTGAAAACCTGCTTAAGAAATTTCTCATTCTCAATCCCAGCAAGAGAGGCACTTTAGAG CAAATCATGAAAGATCGATGGATGAATGTGGGTCACGAAGATGATGAATTGAAGCCTTATGTGGAGCCACTCCCTGACTACAAGGACCCCCGGCGGACAG AGTTGATGGTGTCCATGGGTTACACACGGGAAGAGATCCAGGACTCGCTGGTGGGCCAGAGGTACAACGAGGTGATGGCCACCTATCTGCTCCTGGGCTACAAGAGCTCCGAG CTGGAGGGCGACACCATCACCTTGAAACCCCGGCCTTCAGCTGATCTGACCAATAGCAgtgccccttccccctcccacaaGGTACAGCGCAGCGTCTCAGCCAACCCCAAGCAGCGGCGCTTTAGCGACCAGG CTGGTCCTGCCATTCCCACTTCTAATTCCTACTCTAAGAAGACTCAGAGTAACAACGCAGAAAACAAGCGGCCTGAGGAGGACCGGGAGCCAGGGCGGAAGGCCAGCAGCACAGCCAAAGTGCCCGCCAGCCCCCTGCCTGGGCTGGAGAGGAAGaagaccacccccaccccctccacg AACAGCGTCCTCTCCACCAGCACAAATCGAAGCAGGAATTCCCCACTTTTGGAGAGGGCCAGCCTTGGCCAGGCCTCCATCCAGAACGGCAAAGACAG CCTAACCATGCCAGGGTCCCGGGCCTCCACGGCTTCTGCTTCCGCCGCGGTCTCTGCGGCCCGGCCCCGCCAGCACCAGAAATCCATGTCGGCCTCCGTGCACCCCAACAAGGCCACTGGGCTGCCCCCCACGGACAGTAACTGTGAGGTGCCGCGGCCCAG CACAGCCCCCCAGCGTGTCCCTGTCGCCTCCCCCTCCGCCCACAACATCAGCAGCAGCGGTGGAGCCCCAGACCGAACTAATTTTCCCCGGGGTGTTTCCAGTCGAAGCACCTTCCACGCTGGGCAGCTCCGGCAGGTGCGGGACCAGCAGAATTTGCCCTACGGTGtgaccccagcctctccctctggCAACAGCCAGGGCCGGCGGGGGGCCTCGGGGAGCATCTTCAGCAAATTCACTTCCAAGTTTGTACGCAG gaacctgaaTGAACCTGAAAGCAAAGACCGAGTGGAGACGCTCAG ACCTCACGTGGTGGGCAGCGGCGGCAGTGACAAGGAAAAGGAGGAGTTTCGGGAGGCCAAGCCCCGCTCGCTGCGCTTCACGTGGAGCATGAAGACCACGAGCTCCATGGAGCCCAACGAGATGATGCGTGAGATCCGCAAGGTGCTGGACGCGAACAGCTGCCAGAGCGAGCTGCACGAGAAGTACATGCTGCTGTGCATGCATGGCACGCCGGGCCACGAGAACTTCGTGCAGTGGGAGATGGAGGTGTGCAAACTGCCGCGGCTGTCTCTCAACGGTGTTCGGTTTAAGCGGATATCGGGCACCTCCATGGCCTTCAAAAACATTGCCTCCAAAATAGCCAACGAGCTGAAGCTTTAA
- the MARK2 gene encoding serine/threonine-protein kinase MARK2 isoform X1 — MSSARTPLPTLNERDTEQQTGVTGSGAQSGTQPASLLCMTAAIWRKINGRPTLGHLDSKPSSKSNMLRGRNSATSADEQPHIGNYRLLKTIGKGNFAKVKLARHILTGKEVAVKIIDKTQLNSSSLQKLFREVRIMKVLNHPNIVKLFEVIETEKTLYLVMEYASGGEVFDYLVAHGRMKEKEARAKFRQIVSAVQYCHQKFIVHRDLKAENLLLDADMNIKIADFGFSNEFTFGNKLDTFCGSPPYAAPELFQGKKYDGPEVDVWSLGVILYTLVSGSLPFDGQNLKELRERVLRGKYRIPFYMSTDCENLLKKFLILNPSKRGTLEQIMKDRWMNVGHEDDELKPYVEPLPDYKDPRRTELMVSMGYTREEIQDSLVGQRYNEVMATYLLLGYKSSELEGDTITLKPRPSADLTNSSAPSPSHKVQRSVSANPKQRRFSDQAGPAIPTSNSYSKKTQSNNAENKRPEEDREPGRKASSTAKVPASPLPGLERKKTTPTPSTNSVLSTSTNRSRNSPLLERASLGQASIQNGKDSLTMPGSRASTASASAAVSAARPRQHQKSMSASVHPNKATGLPPTDSNCEVPRPSTAPQRVPVASPSAHNISSSGGAPDRTNFPRGVSSRSTFHAGQLRQVRDQQNLPYGVTPASPSGNSQGRRGASGSIFSKFTSKFVRRNLSFRFARRNLNEPESKDRVETLRPHVVGSGGSDKEKEEFREAKPRSLRFTWSMKTTSSMEPNEMMREIRKVLDANSCQSELHEKYMLLCMHGTPGHENFVQWEMEVCKLPRLSLNGVRFKRISGTSMAFKNIASKIANELKL, encoded by the exons CCCACCTTGGGACACCTCGACTCCAAGCCCAGCAGTAAGTCCAACATGCTGCGGGGCCGCAACTCAGCCACTTCTGCTGACGAGCAGCCCCATATTGGCAACTATCGACTCCTCAAGACCATCGGCAAGGGTAACTTCGCCAAGGTGAAGCTGGCTCGGCACATCCTTACTGGGAAAGAG GTAGCTGTGAAGATCATTGACAAGACTCAACTGAATTCCTCCAGCCTTCAGAAA ctgtTCCGTGAAGTAAGAATAATGAAGGTTTTGAATCATCCCAACATAG TTAAGTTATTTGAAGTGATCGAGACTGAGAAAACTCTCTACCTTGTCATGGAGTACGCTAGTGGAG GAGAGGTGTTTGATTACCTAGTGGCTCATGgcaggatgaaagaaaaagaggctCGAGCCAAATTCCGCCAG atAGTGTCTGCTGTGCAGTACTGTCACCAGAAGTTTATTGTTCATAGAGACTTAAAG GCAGAAAACCTGCTCTTGGATGCTGATATGAACATCAAGATTGCAGACTTTGGCTTCAGCAACGAATTCACCTTTGGGAACAAGCTGGATACCTTCTGCGGCAGTCCCCCTTATGCTGCCCCAGAGCTCTTCCAGGGCAAAAAATACGACGGACCCGAGGTGGATGTGTGGAGCCTGGGAGTTATTCTATATACACTGGTCAGCGGATCCCTGCCTTTTGATGGACAGAACCTCAAG GAGCTGCGGGAGCGGGTACTGAGGGGGAAATACCGTATTCCGTTCTACATGTCCACAGACTGTGAAAACCTGCTTAAGAAATTTCTCATTCTCAATCCCAGCAAGAGAGGCACTTTAGAG CAAATCATGAAAGATCGATGGATGAATGTGGGTCACGAAGATGATGAATTGAAGCCTTATGTGGAGCCACTCCCTGACTACAAGGACCCCCGGCGGACAG AGTTGATGGTGTCCATGGGTTACACACGGGAAGAGATCCAGGACTCGCTGGTGGGCCAGAGGTACAACGAGGTGATGGCCACCTATCTGCTCCTGGGCTACAAGAGCTCCGAG CTGGAGGGCGACACCATCACCTTGAAACCCCGGCCTTCAGCTGATCTGACCAATAGCAgtgccccttccccctcccacaaGGTACAGCGCAGCGTCTCAGCCAACCCCAAGCAGCGGCGCTTTAGCGACCAGG CTGGTCCTGCCATTCCCACTTCTAATTCCTACTCTAAGAAGACTCAGAGTAACAACGCAGAAAACAAGCGGCCTGAGGAGGACCGGGAGCCAGGGCGGAAGGCCAGCAGCACAGCCAAAGTGCCCGCCAGCCCCCTGCCTGGGCTGGAGAGGAAGaagaccacccccaccccctccacg AACAGCGTCCTCTCCACCAGCACAAATCGAAGCAGGAATTCCCCACTTTTGGAGAGGGCCAGCCTTGGCCAGGCCTCCATCCAGAACGGCAAAGACAG CCTAACCATGCCAGGGTCCCGGGCCTCCACGGCTTCTGCTTCCGCCGCGGTCTCTGCGGCCCGGCCCCGCCAGCACCAGAAATCCATGTCGGCCTCCGTGCACCCCAACAAGGCCACTGGGCTGCCCCCCACGGACAGTAACTGTGAGGTGCCGCGGCCCAG CACAGCCCCCCAGCGTGTCCCTGTCGCCTCCCCCTCCGCCCACAACATCAGCAGCAGCGGTGGAGCCCCAGACCGAACTAATTTTCCCCGGGGTGTTTCCAGTCGAAGCACCTTCCACGCTGGGCAGCTCCGGCAGGTGCGGGACCAGCAGAATTTGCCCTACGGTGtgaccccagcctctccctctggCAACAGCCAGGGCCGGCGGGGGGCCTCGGGGAGCATCTTCAGCAAATTCACTTCCAAGTTTGTACGCAG aaatcTGTCTTTCAGGTTTGCCAGAAG gaacctgaaTGAACCTGAAAGCAAAGACCGAGTGGAGACGCTCAG ACCTCACGTGGTGGGCAGCGGCGGCAGTGACAAGGAAAAGGAGGAGTTTCGGGAGGCCAAGCCCCGCTCGCTGCGCTTCACGTGGAGCATGAAGACCACGAGCTCCATGGAGCCCAACGAGATGATGCGTGAGATCCGCAAGGTGCTGGACGCGAACAGCTGCCAGAGCGAGCTGCACGAGAAGTACATGCTGCTGTGCATGCATGGCACGCCGGGCCACGAGAACTTCGTGCAGTGGGAGATGGAGGTGTGCAAACTGCCGCGGCTGTCTCTCAACGGTGTTCGGTTTAAGCGGATATCGGGCACCTCCATGGCCTTCAAAAACATTGCCTCCAAAATAGCCAACGAGCTGAAGCTTTAA
- the MARK2 gene encoding serine/threonine-protein kinase MARK2 isoform X4, with product MSSARTPLPTLNERDTEQQTGVTGSGAQSGTQPASLLCMTAAIWRKINGRPTLGHLDSKPSSKSNMLRGRNSATSADEQPHIGNYRLLKTIGKGNFAKVKLARHILTGKEVAVKIIDKTQLNSSSLQKLFREVRIMKVLNHPNIVKLFEVIETEKTLYLVMEYASGGEVFDYLVAHGRMKEKEARAKFRQIVSAVQYCHQKFIVHRDLKAENLLLDADMNIKIADFGFSNEFTFGNKLDTFCGSPPYAAPELFQGKKYDGPEVDVWSLGVILYTLVSGSLPFDGQNLKELRERVLRGKYRIPFYMSTDCENLLKKFLILNPSKRGTLEQIMKDRWMNVGHEDDELKPYVEPLPDYKDPRRTELMVSMGYTREEIQDSLVGQRYNEVMATYLLLGYKSSELEGDTITLKPRPSADLTNSSAPSPSHKVQRSVSANPKQRRFSDQAGPAIPTSNSYSKKTQSNNAENKRPEEDREPGRKASSTAKVPASPLPGLERKKTTPTPSTNSVLSTSTNRSRNSPLLERASLGQASIQNGKDSTAPQRVPVASPSAHNISSSGGAPDRTNFPRGVSSRSTFHAGQLRQVRDQQNLPYGVTPASPSGNSQGRRGASGSIFSKFTSKFVRRNLSFRFARRNLNEPESKDRVETLRPHVVGSGGSDKEKEEFREAKPRSLRFTWSMKTTSSMEPNEMMREIRKVLDANSCQSELHEKYMLLCMHGTPGHENFVQWEMEVCKLPRLSLNGVRFKRISGTSMAFKNIASKIANELKL from the exons CCCACCTTGGGACACCTCGACTCCAAGCCCAGCAGTAAGTCCAACATGCTGCGGGGCCGCAACTCAGCCACTTCTGCTGACGAGCAGCCCCATATTGGCAACTATCGACTCCTCAAGACCATCGGCAAGGGTAACTTCGCCAAGGTGAAGCTGGCTCGGCACATCCTTACTGGGAAAGAG GTAGCTGTGAAGATCATTGACAAGACTCAACTGAATTCCTCCAGCCTTCAGAAA ctgtTCCGTGAAGTAAGAATAATGAAGGTTTTGAATCATCCCAACATAG TTAAGTTATTTGAAGTGATCGAGACTGAGAAAACTCTCTACCTTGTCATGGAGTACGCTAGTGGAG GAGAGGTGTTTGATTACCTAGTGGCTCATGgcaggatgaaagaaaaagaggctCGAGCCAAATTCCGCCAG atAGTGTCTGCTGTGCAGTACTGTCACCAGAAGTTTATTGTTCATAGAGACTTAAAG GCAGAAAACCTGCTCTTGGATGCTGATATGAACATCAAGATTGCAGACTTTGGCTTCAGCAACGAATTCACCTTTGGGAACAAGCTGGATACCTTCTGCGGCAGTCCCCCTTATGCTGCCCCAGAGCTCTTCCAGGGCAAAAAATACGACGGACCCGAGGTGGATGTGTGGAGCCTGGGAGTTATTCTATATACACTGGTCAGCGGATCCCTGCCTTTTGATGGACAGAACCTCAAG GAGCTGCGGGAGCGGGTACTGAGGGGGAAATACCGTATTCCGTTCTACATGTCCACAGACTGTGAAAACCTGCTTAAGAAATTTCTCATTCTCAATCCCAGCAAGAGAGGCACTTTAGAG CAAATCATGAAAGATCGATGGATGAATGTGGGTCACGAAGATGATGAATTGAAGCCTTATGTGGAGCCACTCCCTGACTACAAGGACCCCCGGCGGACAG AGTTGATGGTGTCCATGGGTTACACACGGGAAGAGATCCAGGACTCGCTGGTGGGCCAGAGGTACAACGAGGTGATGGCCACCTATCTGCTCCTGGGCTACAAGAGCTCCGAG CTGGAGGGCGACACCATCACCTTGAAACCCCGGCCTTCAGCTGATCTGACCAATAGCAgtgccccttccccctcccacaaGGTACAGCGCAGCGTCTCAGCCAACCCCAAGCAGCGGCGCTTTAGCGACCAGG CTGGTCCTGCCATTCCCACTTCTAATTCCTACTCTAAGAAGACTCAGAGTAACAACGCAGAAAACAAGCGGCCTGAGGAGGACCGGGAGCCAGGGCGGAAGGCCAGCAGCACAGCCAAAGTGCCCGCCAGCCCCCTGCCTGGGCTGGAGAGGAAGaagaccacccccaccccctccacg AACAGCGTCCTCTCCACCAGCACAAATCGAAGCAGGAATTCCCCACTTTTGGAGAGGGCCAGCCTTGGCCAGGCCTCCATCCAGAACGGCAAAGACAG CACAGCCCCCCAGCGTGTCCCTGTCGCCTCCCCCTCCGCCCACAACATCAGCAGCAGCGGTGGAGCCCCAGACCGAACTAATTTTCCCCGGGGTGTTTCCAGTCGAAGCACCTTCCACGCTGGGCAGCTCCGGCAGGTGCGGGACCAGCAGAATTTGCCCTACGGTGtgaccccagcctctccctctggCAACAGCCAGGGCCGGCGGGGGGCCTCGGGGAGCATCTTCAGCAAATTCACTTCCAAGTTTGTACGCAG aaatcTGTCTTTCAGGTTTGCCAGAAG gaacctgaaTGAACCTGAAAGCAAAGACCGAGTGGAGACGCTCAG ACCTCACGTGGTGGGCAGCGGCGGCAGTGACAAGGAAAAGGAGGAGTTTCGGGAGGCCAAGCCCCGCTCGCTGCGCTTCACGTGGAGCATGAAGACCACGAGCTCCATGGAGCCCAACGAGATGATGCGTGAGATCCGCAAGGTGCTGGACGCGAACAGCTGCCAGAGCGAGCTGCACGAGAAGTACATGCTGCTGTGCATGCATGGCACGCCGGGCCACGAGAACTTCGTGCAGTGGGAGATGGAGGTGTGCAAACTGCCGCGGCTGTCTCTCAACGGTGTTCGGTTTAAGCGGATATCGGGCACCTCCATGGCCTTCAAAAACATTGCCTCCAAAATAGCCAACGAGCTGAAGCTTTAA